Genomic segment of Jaculus jaculus isolate mJacJac1 chromosome 6, mJacJac1.mat.Y.cur, whole genome shotgun sequence:
GACAGCGTATGGCCTAGCTGAGCACCGGTGCCGAGCCCACAGCTGCCAAGGACCCAGCAGCTGTCACCTCCACATATTTGTAAGAGGAAGGCACTATGCACAGCATCATGTCCTGGGCGACGTCAATGCCCAGCAGTAAAACATTCCACCCGTTGAAACTATCCTCAAGCACTGAGTGGGAGAGAACGGGGATTTCTAAATGAATTGGAAAGCTATCTGAAGCACGGGCCTGGGAGAGCCCGTCATAAGAAGTAAGGAAGTCAGTGCCTGTGAGCCTCAGCAGGCGCCATAGAGTGCGCTGGAATAGATGGAAATTGAGCCATTTTCCAAATGCATTGAGGGCCGTCAGTGACAGGAATCCTTTTGTCAAATGACTAATTGGAATCTTGCTTACACAGTTTGAACACTGACAGAGCAGATCTCTTCAGAGCCAAGGACTTTTCGAGTAGGCTCAGACTAGCTTAAATCTGGTTTAGAAATGTGTCTCCAAGAACCCCAAAGGTTTTTTGGGAGGTCAGGGTGAGCATGACCTTCTAGGCCTGAGCTTTCCAAGTGAATGGGCCTGCATCCTGGCCCTGGTTCTATGCATCACAGTCTCTGCAACTAGGAAAAGCTATGTGACCTCTCTGAGTCTGTTTGCTAAATGAACAAAAAGGATAGGAAGCGTTGCCTTGCTGTTCAGCTACAAAGCTTAAATAGACATTGTGTGCAAAATCCAAGCACACAGTAGGCTCTCAGCAGGCATGCCTGGATGACAGATGACCTAGTTCTTGAACTATTTGCATGTAATCTCACCTTATAGTGACAAACAGGGGACTTTGatgttggttttttaaaaaaatttaaactacatTTAAAGAAATCCCTTTGGACTTTTTTGGCCTGAAAGTGTCAGCCATTGGAGGGGCAttagaaagccaaagaaccatggAGGTCTCTCTCTGGGGCTGCTACAAAAGCAAGGAGGCGGGCTTGGCAGCATCTCAAACGCACTGGGttgtatttcctttttaattacaGCTTCCTTAACCGAGCTGCCGGTGGAGCTCCTGTTAGCAGCGTCCAGAGGGGACTAGTTAACAGGTGCAGTTAATACTGAGTGCCAACCGCGGCCTCCTCAAGCAGTATTTATGCCACCTGTCCAACATCTGAGCAAAGTTGACTCACACAGCCCAGTGGCCTTGGATGACTGACAGATATACTGGGATGAGTTTGAATTTCTGAGTTCAGGGAAATATGGCATACTGGGGGAGGGGACAGCATGACTGAtgtggacagaggaagagagaacagggAACCGCTGGAAGCACGTGGAGGTCTATGGCGAGCTGAGGAACCCGTCCTCTCCCTGAACATCATTAACTTAGCATTGtgataattggactggagacagTCATCTCTCCACAAGCCATAAATTCAGGGGTTTAATAATAGCAGTAAAAACATCATAGCAAGGGATCATTTATACTTTCAAAAAGCTAACGTGTCATGTTGAGTGTTTACTACTCACCAGACTTTGTGCTAAGAATTTGTATGTTATGTGCACGTGGGGGCCAGAGGGTGACTGTCAAGTGTTTTCCTCTACGGCTTTCTAAaacctcattatttatttatttatttatttattttggacagggtttctcagtgagcccagagctcaccaatttggctggaCTAAGTTACcaagcaagctccagggatcctcctgtttctatctTCCTAGGCTGTGATTACAGGCGCGTGTCACCACActtagcattttacatgggtgtcaGGGATCCAAATCCAGCTCTCATGTGACTCTGGGCCAGTCTCTTTTCCTCCTCACACTGAACTGGGAACTGGGCTCCAACTCCTGGTTCTCAGGACTGGCCATGAAGGGGCAAACCACTGTTAGCAACATTAGCTCCTGCAGAGCTCAAGGGTCAGGGGCCACACCGTCCACTGGAATGTCTTCCCAGGGGAGACACGGCATTGCTCGGGGCAAGCTGGTGGCCCTGCTTCACCATAACACACCGTGGGCTCTTGCTAAATATACCAAGCCAAGATCTGGGTGGAGTATGAACACCCATCCCGATTTGACTCTGCGTATCCTAACAGAACCACAGTATTCACGTGGCATTATGAAAAAACCCTTCCTGGTCAGGCCCCCTTCTGAGTACGGCATGGCAGGGGAGGTACTCACCACAGACGTCTCAAAATATTCCAGGCCTTGGCCCAGCGCCCACGCCTGGGCCTGAGCTGAGTCCACTGCTCGCCTCCCAGCTAGGTCCGTCTTAGTTCCCACTAAAACACctatcaaaagaaaataacaacatgTGTTTAGCAGTGGCAGGCTGGAAGGTCCCTGAGGGCCCTACAGGAGCAGTGCTAAACTTTTACTTTCTATACATAGCTTCTCTGTTTCAACCAGTCTGTATCCCTTGTCTTAAGACTTCAAGCACCTCGTAGGCCAGGGCCAAATTTCTAAGAGCATCTGTGATCCTTCCTAGCATAGAGAACCAACTTTGAAAATGGTCATTAAAGCTAATCTCAGGCCTGGGCTTGGAGTCAGGGACTGGGAGGTAATTGAGCTCTGCTCCCAGCTGCCTTGGCCATGCTAATTTCTGAGCCTGTCTCTGGAGACTGCTCTCCCTGGCCTGTAATGAGAATTGTTGATCTCACACAGGgacaaaaaaaatctgatttaaagCATTCACCAGTGACAATGGGACTTGAATACAATGTGAGCCCTGCATACAGGAGAAAATGAGGAATTCTTCCCTGCAGTTAGCTTGCTGAAAATATCATTGCGTGACACACAACCTTCCTCTCTATTACTCTGACTGTTCCACAACTCTGCCAGGTAGGTGGCATCACCTTCCCTGGACAGGGTGGGAGAGGGTGGTGGCTTATGGAGTTTGCCAGGCCACCAAGAACCGAAGACTCGGGCACCTTGTTCTGCACCACAAAGACCTCTGCAATGACCTCAGGCCCTGAACTGCTGCTGGGGAACAGACGCCTGCAGCTCGTACCTGGGACGAAGACCCCTGGAGCTTGGGCCCGAACCTTCTCCAGCCACTTGCTGCAACCGTTGAAGGACTGCTCATTGGTCACATCATAGACGAGACAGAAGACATTGGGGTTCTCCCACTGTGTAGGAAGGACAGGAGGCGCACATGTCAGGGCTATGACAGGGACTCCTGGGCTCCAGAGAAGCAGTGAGAGTGATGGATATAAAGCTGGATCAACCCCGGGACGGCCACGGTGTGCCACAGAGCACACGGAGCCGGGCGCAGGCGGATGCAGCTGGGAGGGAGGCTAGCTCCCACCTGGAAGAGGAGTTCCCATTTGAGGGAGGGAACACTGACGGGGCAGCTTCCTGTGAAAAATGGAGGCAGCTCAACTTTGCAGGGTTGCTTGGGACAGCACCACGCTGTAGGTGAAGAGAATGGGCTCCAAGAAGTGACTGGCCTCAGGGATGCGCATTAGGGACAGCCAAACCAGCGGGGCTGAGGCTGCTCTGCACCCGGAGTCATGCTCTTTGCTTTGTCGTTTTGgggtttaagtgtgtgtgtgggggggggcatgtgcAGGGCCAGGtactgggtatcttcctcaatcactctccaccttagatgttttgagacatggtttctcacTGAATTGAGAACTCATGGCTTGGCTAAAACAGCCAGGGAACACAGGATCCGCCtatgtgcctccccagtgctgggatgaaaggcacctgcaccaccacgcctggctgggaatccaaacccaggtgctcatgctttacagcaagcactttactaatggAACCGCGTGCTCAGCCCCCAGAAGCCTGGGCTTGTCTGCCACAGTTCACCAATCCTTCCCTCCCTCGGTTTTCCGAGGCTCCACTGCCATGAAGCTGAGGCACTCTTCCATTCTGGAGGCCGAGGGAGTGCTGCTCCCCCACTCACCTGCCCCTCGCCATGTGCTTGCCTACGTATTCTTCACAAGGGCTACTTTTCAAAATGGGGGGGACCCTTTTGGCTTCTCCCACATTGTCACCATCAGCCCTAATGCACACCATACCAATGAGCCAGGGCTCTATCCTAAGGCTGGGGCTGTTGGCCTAAGGGGTGCCCCAGATTCCCAGGATGTCCTTCTGCCTGCCTGACTCATTTGTGGCATGACCTGTCCAGGCTGTGGGTGCTTCCTCTGGCACATAAGTCTCTGGGCTCTCCCACCCTGCAGAACTAGAGCTGCTTGGTGTTTGGGGTGTCAGTGACCTTGTATGGTGTGGGGAGAACCTTATCCTACAGTCTCTTTGGAAAGGCAGCCCGGGTCTGGCTCTGGAGATATGGCAGAGCAAATCTTAATGCAGTGGCCATCTTCAGGTGTGGGGAACGGAACGGTCTCatcctgggaggctgaggagggcTGAAGGAACTCCAGCAGAAGAGGTTCTCAAGAGAACAGGCCCCAGAGAGGGGCTTCAAGGACTGTCACACAGGACATTTGGAAGGGTCATTCCAGAGCTGAGGGGGCCATGTTCGTTCCAAGCCTCTCCTCCTTGCCGCGGCAGGGAGGAATGCCCCTTAAAGGATTCTGCCCAGCAGTTTTCCCCGCAGGCCCCGGGCAGGGACGTCCCAGTGGAGCAGCATGGGGGCAAGCGCCGGGCAGGAGGGGTGGCTGAGACAGTTAGGAACAAGAACGTGCTACTTGCCAATTTATCCAGCATTTCAGAAAACATCTCCTTGCCAGCTGAGTCAAAAATGAAAAGctcctggaaggaaaaaaaaaaaaaaaacacgggctggagagatggcttagcggttaagcgcttgcctgtgaaacctaaggaccccggttcgaggctcagttccccaggtcccatgttagccagatgcacaagggggcgcacgcgtctggagttcgtttgcagaggctggaagccctggcgcgcccattctccctctccccctctatctgtctttctctctgtgtctgtcgctctcaaataaataaataaaattaaaaaaggaaaaaaaaacatcccAGGAAAGTGCACATGAGGGAAAGTCTAGTCCCCACTGTCGCGGACCCTGGGGCTTTTCATGGGCGTGGCTCTGCTAGTGAACTGCATTTCACCCTCAAGCTCCCCTGGACAGGCCTGGAGACAAGGCAGCAGCAAGGAACCCACTCTGCCCGGGGTGCAGGGACGAGGGCAGGCGGCTCACCTCTCCCAACCGAGTGTGAGACTCCGGGAGCAGGCTGGTGGCTCACCTCTCCCAACCGTGAGTGTGGGACTCCGGGAGCAGGCTGGCGGCTCACCTCTCCCAACCCTGAGTGTGGGACTCCGGGAGCAGGCTGGCGGCTCACCTCTCCCAACCCTGAGTGTGAGACTCCGGGAGCAGGCTGGCGGCTCACCTCTCCCAACCCTGAGTGTGGAACTCCGGGAGCAGGCTGGTGGCTCACCTGGTGACAAATGCTAAGCAGGTTGACACATGCTCTGCTTTCCAAAAGGTCACTCTGCACTTTGTTCACCACATGGATTCTCAAATGTTAGATCAATTCTAGGTAAAAGAGATCACTCAGGAGGCCTGGGGAAGGCACTCAAAGTAGGACAGCCTGCCACCATTCTGGGTTGGCAAAAGTACATTTTGGACTCGGGGTGCCCAGCCTTCCTAGGCCAAGTAGGAGCCCCTCCCCAGTGAAGCTGCTCCTCCAGAGCCTCCTTCAGCTCCCCAAGCCCTTCCTGCCATGGCAGCCCCTGGATGGCTCCAGACTCTGGTGAGCAGCACTGTCTGACCCGCTGCCTGCTCTGCACATGGGCTCCGGGTCTTGCCATTTCTCAGGGCACCAGGGGCCTTGTAAAAGCTGGTGAAAGTTGCACACCCTCTCCCCAAGGATGGACACACCACCTTAACAC
This window contains:
- the Ift27 gene encoding intraflagellar transport protein 27 homolog isoform X5 — protein: MVKLSAKCILAGDAAVGKTALAQLFRSDGTHFQKNYTLTAGVDLVVKTVLIPCTNDSVELFIFDSAGKEMFSEMLDKLWENPNVFCLVYDVTNEQSFNGCSKWLEKVRAQAPGVFVPGVLVGTKTDLAGRRAVDSAQAQAWALGQGLEYFETSVGLSLNLPALRL
- the Ift27 gene encoding intraflagellar transport protein 27 homolog isoform X1: MVKLSAKCILAGDAAVGKTALAQLFRSDGTHFQKNYTLTAGVDLVVKTVLIPCTNDSVELFIFDSAGKEMFSEMLDKLWENPNVFCLVYDVTNEQSFNGCSKWLEKVRAQAPGVFVPGVLVGTKTDLAGRRAVDSAQAQAWALGQGLEYFETSVKEMDNYEAPFCSLAKQFYCLYKEKVEMFHGLV
- the Ift27 gene encoding intraflagellar transport protein 27 homolog isoform X4, whose product is MVKLSAKCILAGDAAVGKTALAQLFRSDGTHFQKNYTLELFIFDSAGKEMFSEMLDKLWENPNVFCLVYDVTNEQSFNGCSKWLEKVRAQAPGVFVPGVLVGTKTDLAGRRAVDSAQAQAWALGQGLEYFETSVKEMDNYEAPFCSLAKQFYCLYKEKVEMFHGLV
- the Ift27 gene encoding intraflagellar transport protein 27 homolog isoform X2, with the translated sequence MVKLSAKCILAGDAAVGKTALAQLFRSDGTHFQKNYTLTAGVDLVVKTVLIPCTNDSVELFIFDSAGKEMFSEMLDKLWENPNVFCLVYDVTNEQSFNGCSKWLEKVRAQAPGVFVPGVLVGTKTDLAGRRAVDSAQAQAWALGQGLEYFETSVEMDNYEAPFCSLAKQFYCLYKEKVEMFHGLV